The Kitasatospora sp. NBC_00374 genome has a segment encoding these proteins:
- a CDS encoding maltokinase yields the protein MSETSRSQAQVHRDTPDGAPGSVSTRGSGARRTAAGVSELVHAALPLIAAWLPTQRWFAGKGRAITGLTPVVGTPLQVGDPALLHLLLRVEQGTGPAAQGDIYQLLLGIRSKDPGGIPPGAVLGRLDGTTYDGAQLYDAVHDPELTGRLLEHLATGDRFGPLSFRRTPGPGLPSNLPGRASTAEQSNSSVIYGTSFILKLFRRISPGTNPDLELSLALSRAGSTRIPRVAAWFESRLERSEPATLGLLQRYLPDAEDGWELALDQVARLKGDPSPGNFAIEAHRLGRATAEVHRVLARSMPTDRLDRERIARLAGAMADRLDSAVAAVPGLLRYRSALRAAFQQLTADHLDGLPIQRIHGDLHLGQAMRTPHGWVLLDFEGEPAKPLAERRLPQPALRDVAAMLRSFDYAAAHLLAGAPGTDPELAHLAAAWAARNRAAYCAGYTAGGGADPAAAPELMRALEIDKAVYEVVYEARHRPSWLPIPLAAINRLALTV from the coding sequence ATGTCCGAAACCTCCCGTTCTCAAGCCCAAGTGCACCGCGACACGCCCGACGGCGCCCCCGGGTCCGTCAGTACGCGCGGATCCGGGGCCCGGAGAACTGCTGCGGGGGTCAGCGAGCTGGTCCACGCCGCGCTGCCGCTGATCGCCGCCTGGCTCCCCACCCAGCGCTGGTTCGCCGGCAAGGGGCGCGCGATCACCGGGCTCACCCCCGTGGTCGGCACCCCGCTGCAGGTCGGCGACCCCGCACTGCTGCACCTGCTGCTGCGGGTGGAACAGGGCACCGGGCCGGCCGCCCAGGGCGACATCTACCAGCTCCTGCTGGGGATCCGCTCGAAGGATCCCGGCGGGATCCCCCCCGGCGCCGTCCTCGGCCGGCTGGACGGCACCACCTACGACGGCGCCCAGCTCTACGACGCCGTGCACGACCCCGAGCTCACCGGGCGGCTGCTGGAACACCTGGCCACCGGCGACCGGTTCGGCCCGCTCTCGTTCCGTCGCACCCCCGGGCCTGGCCTGCCGAGCAACCTGCCCGGACGGGCCTCCACCGCGGAGCAGTCCAACAGCTCGGTCATCTACGGCACCTCCTTCATCCTCAAGCTGTTCCGCCGGATCAGCCCGGGCACCAACCCGGATCTGGAGCTCTCGCTCGCGCTCTCCCGGGCCGGCTCCACCCGGATCCCGCGGGTCGCCGCGTGGTTCGAGAGCCGCCTGGAGCGATCGGAACCGGCCACTCTCGGCCTGCTCCAGCGCTACCTGCCGGACGCCGAGGACGGCTGGGAGCTCGCCCTGGACCAGGTCGCCCGGCTCAAGGGCGACCCCTCCCCCGGCAACTTCGCCATCGAGGCGCACCGGCTCGGCCGGGCCACCGCCGAGGTGCACCGGGTGCTGGCCCGGTCGATGCCCACCGACCGGCTCGACCGGGAGCGGATCGCCCGGCTGGCCGGCGCGATGGCCGACCGGCTGGACAGCGCGGTGGCCGCCGTCCCCGGGCTGCTGCGCTACCGCTCGGCGCTGCGCGCCGCGTTCCAGCAGCTCACCGCCGACCACCTGGACGGCCTGCCGATCCAGCGGATCCACGGCGACCTGCACCTCGGCCAGGCCATGCGCACCCCGCACGGTTGGGTGCTGCTGGACTTCGAGGGCGAGCCCGCCAAGCCGCTGGCCGAACGACGGCTGCCGCAACCCGCTCTGCGGGACGTCGCGGCGATGCTCCGCTCGTTCGACTACGCGGCCGCCCACCTGCTGGCCGGAGCACCCGGCACCGACCCCGAGCTCGCCCACCTGGCGGCCGCCTGGGCCGCGCGCAACCGGGCCGCGTACTGCGCCGGGTACACCGCGGGCGGCGGCGCCGACCCCGCGGCCGCCCCGGAGCTGATGCGCGCCCTGGAGATCGACAAGGCGGTCTACGAGGTGGTGTACGAGGCCCGCCACCGGCCCAGCTGGCTGCCCATCCCGCTGGCCGCCATCAACCGCCTGGCCCTCACCGTCTGA
- a CDS encoding DUF6114 domain-containing protein gives MSSATAESWPEEAPAHARMRTSFRAWRRTRPFWGGLLAMLAGVPILYFPYAHLSLGGLTVSMATTAGAGSLIIGLLMIALGLTAWFQPLVRVFCGVATTILSLISIPVSNLGGFGFGVTPGLIAGGLLVAWTPLKPLPEDAAGEAQTAEQAAHDEPATAEEQPPAHAAAPAAVDPEEPR, from the coding sequence ATGTCCAGCGCAACCGCCGAATCCTGGCCCGAGGAAGCGCCGGCTCACGCGCGCATGCGGACGAGCTTCCGCGCCTGGCGCCGTACCCGGCCGTTCTGGGGCGGCCTGCTGGCCATGCTCGCGGGCGTCCCGATCCTCTACTTCCCCTACGCGCACCTGAGCCTCGGCGGGCTGACGGTCTCGATGGCGACCACCGCCGGCGCCGGCTCGCTGATCATCGGCCTGCTGATGATCGCGCTGGGCCTGACGGCCTGGTTCCAGCCGCTGGTGCGGGTCTTCTGCGGCGTGGCCACCACGATCCTGTCGCTGATCTCGATCCCGGTCTCCAACCTCGGCGGCTTCGGCTTCGGCGTGACGCCGGGCCTGATCGCCGGTGGCCTGCTGGTCGCCTGGACCCCGCTCAAGCCGCTGCCGGAGGACGCCGCCGGCGAGGCGCAGACGGCCGAGCAGGCCGCGCACGACGAGCCGGCCACGGCCGAGGAGCAGCCGCCGGCCCACGCTGCGGCCCCGGCCGCCGTCGACCCGGAGGAGCCGCGGTGA
- the glgB gene encoding 1,4-alpha-glucan branching protein GlgB, giving the protein MTPLGPKSDRTNPAVPATFLPERGTPARTGRTRAAAAPRRAEPSDGLPAEGSPVEELPVEEQPGEGPAVEEQPAAVPTATRASRATRAAQVPQPRPDAVLRLPEAPLPPAEVDRLVSGGHHDPHSLLGAHPTQGGTAIRVLRPFAERVLIETEHGPAELTHQRSGLFTGLLAGAEFPAYRLRVGYPGAEPLLQEDGYRAAPTLGELDLHLIAEGRHEQLWQALGSHVREVDGVLGTAFAVWAPNAVGVRLIGDFNHWDGTGHPMRSLGSSGIWELFVPGLGDGTTYKYQIRTKQGWVLEKADPMARAAQCPPATASVVHTSAYEWGDAEWLARRAKSVHHRSPMSVYELHLASWRPDLTSYRAIAEELPGYLEGLGFTHVEFMPVMEHPFGGSWGYQVSGFYAPTARLGTPDDFRYLVDALHRHGIGVIVDWVPAHFPKDDFALARFDGEPLYEPADPLRAEHPDWGTLEFDYGRTEVRNFLVANAVYWCEEFHIDGLRVDAVASMLYLDYSREGGGWTPNQYGGRENLDAAAFLQEMNATVYRRCPGVVTIAEESTAWDGVTRPTDTGGLGFGLKWNMGWMHDSLVYMSKEPVHRKYHHNEITFSMVYAYSENYILPISHDEVVHGKQALVAKMPGDWWQQRANHRAYLGFMWAHPGKQLLFMGQEFAQGAEWDHEHGPQWWVLADDWPAGADHRGVQRLVGELNRVYRASPALWEQDTTPDGFRWLDGGAAEDNLLSFVRYAADGTPLVAVCNFAPVVRHGHRIGLPRLERKDQLWEEALNTDAPRFGGSGISNSRPIKAEPTTWNGQPRSAELIIPPLATVWLRPV; this is encoded by the coding sequence GTGACACCGCTCGGCCCGAAGTCCGACCGCACCAACCCCGCCGTGCCCGCCACCTTCCTGCCGGAGCGAGGCACCCCGGCCCGGACGGGCCGGACGCGGGCGGCCGCGGCGCCTCGGCGGGCCGAGCCGTCCGACGGCCTGCCCGCGGAGGGGTCACCCGTCGAGGAACTGCCCGTCGAGGAACAGCCCGGGGAGGGGCCGGCCGTCGAGGAGCAGCCCGCCGCCGTCCCCACGGCCACTCGCGCCTCGCGGGCCACCAGGGCCGCGCAGGTCCCGCAGCCGCGCCCGGACGCGGTACTGCGCCTGCCGGAGGCCCCACTGCCGCCGGCCGAGGTCGACCGGCTGGTGTCCGGCGGCCACCACGACCCGCACTCCCTGCTGGGCGCCCACCCCACCCAGGGCGGCACCGCGATCCGGGTGCTGCGGCCGTTCGCCGAGCGGGTGCTGATCGAGACCGAGCACGGGCCGGCCGAGCTGACCCACCAGCGGTCCGGGCTGTTCACCGGTCTGCTGGCGGGCGCGGAGTTCCCGGCGTACCGGCTGCGGGTCGGCTATCCCGGCGCCGAACCGCTGCTCCAGGAGGACGGCTACCGGGCCGCCCCCACCCTGGGTGAGCTGGACCTGCACCTGATCGCCGAGGGCCGGCACGAGCAGCTCTGGCAGGCGCTCGGCTCGCACGTGCGCGAGGTGGACGGGGTGCTCGGCACCGCGTTCGCCGTCTGGGCACCGAACGCGGTCGGCGTCCGGCTGATCGGCGACTTCAACCACTGGGACGGCACCGGCCACCCGATGCGCTCGCTCGGCTCGTCCGGGATCTGGGAGCTGTTCGTGCCCGGCCTCGGTGACGGCACCACGTACAAGTACCAGATCCGCACCAAGCAGGGCTGGGTGCTGGAGAAGGCCGACCCCATGGCCCGGGCCGCCCAGTGCCCGCCGGCCACCGCCTCCGTGGTGCACACCTCCGCGTACGAGTGGGGCGACGCCGAGTGGCTGGCCCGGCGGGCGAAGAGCGTGCACCACCGGTCCCCGATGTCGGTCTACGAGCTGCACCTGGCCTCCTGGCGGCCCGACCTGACGAGCTACCGCGCGATCGCCGAGGAGCTGCCCGGCTACCTGGAGGGACTCGGCTTCACGCACGTCGAGTTCATGCCGGTGATGGAACATCCGTTCGGCGGCTCCTGGGGCTACCAGGTCTCCGGCTTCTACGCCCCGACCGCCCGGCTCGGCACCCCGGACGACTTCCGGTACCTGGTCGACGCGCTGCACCGGCACGGCATCGGCGTGATCGTCGACTGGGTCCCGGCGCACTTCCCCAAGGACGACTTCGCGCTCGCCCGGTTCGACGGCGAGCCGCTCTACGAGCCCGCCGACCCACTGCGCGCCGAGCACCCCGACTGGGGCACGCTGGAGTTCGACTACGGCCGCACCGAGGTCCGCAACTTCCTGGTGGCCAACGCGGTCTACTGGTGCGAGGAGTTCCACATCGACGGCCTGCGGGTGGACGCCGTGGCCTCGATGCTCTATCTCGACTACTCCCGCGAGGGCGGCGGCTGGACCCCCAACCAGTACGGCGGCCGGGAGAACCTGGACGCCGCCGCCTTCCTTCAGGAGATGAACGCCACGGTCTACCGGCGCTGCCCGGGCGTGGTCACCATCGCCGAGGAGTCCACCGCCTGGGACGGCGTCACCCGCCCCACCGACACCGGCGGCCTCGGCTTCGGCCTGAAGTGGAACATGGGCTGGATGCACGACTCGCTGGTCTACATGTCCAAGGAGCCGGTGCACCGCAAGTACCACCACAACGAGATCACCTTCTCGATGGTGTACGCCTACTCGGAGAACTACATCCTGCCGATCTCGCACGACGAGGTCGTCCACGGCAAGCAGGCCCTGGTCGCCAAGATGCCCGGGGACTGGTGGCAGCAGCGCGCCAACCACCGCGCCTACCTCGGCTTCATGTGGGCCCACCCGGGCAAGCAACTCCTGTTCATGGGCCAGGAGTTCGCCCAGGGCGCGGAGTGGGACCACGAGCACGGCCCGCAGTGGTGGGTGCTCGCCGACGACTGGCCGGCCGGCGCCGACCACCGCGGCGTCCAGCGGCTGGTCGGCGAGCTCAACCGGGTCTACCGGGCCAGCCCCGCCCTGTGGGAGCAGGACACCACCCCGGACGGCTTCCGCTGGCTGGACGGCGGCGCGGCCGAGGACAACCTGCTCTCCTTCGTCCGGTACGCCGCCGACGGCACCCCGCTGGTCGCGGTCTGCAACTTCGCCCCCGTGGTCCGGCACGGCCACCGGATCGGCCTGCCCCGCCTGGAGCGCAAGGACCAGCTCTGGGAGGAGGCGCTCAACACGGACGCCCCGCGGTTCGGCGGCAGCGGCATCTCCAACTCCCGCCCGATCAAGGCCGAACCGACCACCTGGAACGGCCAGCCCCGCAGCGCCGAGCTGATCATCCCCCCACTCGCCACCGTCTGGCTGCGACCGGTCTGA
- the pta gene encoding phosphate acetyltransferase has protein sequence MARSVYVTGIDRGDGRQAVELGVMELLTRQVDRVGVFRPLVHAQAPGEPGTDHVVELLRNRYRLDLPTGELYGLTYEDAAALQAAQGQDELVSTLVDRFRALERRCQAVLVLGTDFAATNIPDELAFNARLANEFGAWVLPVVGGQNEDPQTVIAEVRNAHRAYTDLGCSTLAMIANRVAPGARQQVEQTLAQKLPVPAYVIPEELALAAPTVAQLVEATGAEVLLGDAAGLARDVRSFVFGGAMLPTFLTALTEGALVVTPGDRADLVIGSLAAHAAGAPPIAGVLLTLGQHPGPNVMALAARLAPGTPVAVVPEGSWITAAALTHLEGQIGPNSPRKTEIALGLFELHVDTAELTKRIELSRSERVTPMMFEHELLERARAARRHIVLPEGTEDRMLRAAEVLLRRNICDLTLLGAPDTVHRRAAALGIELPQPDDTQDRTQVRIVDPATSPLRRQFAELYAKLRAHRGMTVELALDVVTDVSYFGTLMVQEGIADGMVSGSVHSTAATIRPAFEVIKTAPDAAIVSSVFFMCLADRVLVYGDCAVNPDPDARQLADIAIQSAETAAQFGVEPRVAMLSYSTGTSGSGVDVDKVRRATELVRELRPDLPVDGPIQYDAAVDAHVAATKMPGSPVAGRATVLIFPDLNTGNNTYKAVQRSAGAVAVGPVLQGLRKPVNDLSRGALVEDIVHTVAITAVQAQTAVQARTAGEGAAR, from the coding sequence GTGGCGCGCAGCGTGTACGTGACCGGGATCGATCGGGGGGACGGCCGGCAGGCCGTCGAGCTCGGGGTCATGGAACTGCTCACCCGCCAGGTGGACCGGGTCGGTGTCTTCCGCCCGCTGGTGCACGCCCAGGCTCCCGGCGAGCCCGGCACCGACCACGTGGTCGAGCTGCTCAGGAACAGGTACCGGCTGGACCTGCCGACCGGCGAGCTGTACGGGCTGACCTACGAGGACGCGGCCGCACTGCAGGCCGCGCAGGGGCAGGACGAGCTGGTGTCCACCCTGGTCGACCGGTTCCGCGCGCTGGAGCGCAGGTGCCAGGCGGTGCTGGTGCTCGGCACCGACTTCGCCGCCACCAACATCCCGGACGAGCTGGCGTTCAACGCCCGGCTGGCGAACGAGTTCGGCGCCTGGGTGCTGCCGGTGGTCGGCGGGCAGAACGAGGACCCGCAGACCGTGATCGCCGAGGTCCGAAACGCCCACCGGGCCTACACCGACCTCGGCTGCTCCACCCTCGCGATGATCGCCAACCGGGTGGCCCCCGGCGCCAGGCAGCAGGTCGAGCAGACCCTGGCGCAGAAGCTGCCGGTGCCCGCGTACGTGATCCCGGAGGAGCTGGCACTGGCCGCCCCGACCGTGGCGCAGCTGGTCGAGGCGACCGGCGCCGAGGTGCTGCTGGGCGACGCGGCCGGGCTGGCCCGGGACGTGCGCTCGTTCGTCTTCGGTGGCGCGATGCTGCCGACCTTCCTGACCGCGCTCACCGAGGGCGCCCTGGTGGTCACCCCCGGCGACCGCGCGGACCTGGTGATCGGCTCGCTGGCCGCGCACGCCGCCGGCGCCCCGCCGATCGCCGGCGTGCTGCTGACCCTCGGCCAGCACCCCGGCCCGAACGTGATGGCGCTGGCCGCCCGGCTCGCCCCCGGCACGCCCGTCGCCGTGGTGCCGGAGGGCAGTTGGATCACCGCCGCCGCGCTCACCCACCTGGAGGGGCAGATCGGCCCGAACAGCCCACGGAAGACCGAGATCGCCCTCGGCCTGTTCGAACTCCACGTCGACACCGCCGAGTTGACCAAGCGGATCGAGCTGAGCCGCTCCGAGCGGGTGACCCCGATGATGTTCGAGCACGAGCTGCTGGAACGGGCCCGCGCCGCGCGCCGGCACATCGTGCTGCCGGAGGGCACCGAGGACCGGATGCTGCGCGCCGCCGAGGTCCTGCTGCGCCGCAACATCTGCGACCTCACCCTGCTGGGCGCCCCGGACACCGTGCACCGCCGGGCCGCCGCCCTCGGCATCGAGCTCCCGCAGCCGGACGACACCCAGGACCGCACCCAGGTCCGGATCGTCGACCCGGCGACCAGCCCGCTGCGCCGGCAGTTCGCCGAGCTCTACGCGAAGCTGCGGGCCCACAGGGGCATGACCGTCGAGCTGGCCCTGGACGTGGTCACCGACGTCTCCTACTTCGGCACCCTGATGGTCCAGGAGGGGATCGCCGACGGCATGGTCTCCGGCTCGGTGCACTCCACCGCCGCGACCATCCGCCCCGCCTTCGAGGTGATCAAGACCGCGCCGGACGCCGCGATCGTCTCCTCGGTGTTCTTCATGTGCCTGGCCGACCGGGTGCTGGTCTACGGCGACTGCGCGGTCAACCCCGACCCGGACGCCAGGCAGCTGGCCGACATCGCCATCCAGTCCGCCGAGACCGCCGCCCAGTTCGGCGTGGAGCCGCGGGTGGCGATGCTCTCGTACTCGACCGGCACCTCCGGCTCGGGCGTGGACGTGGACAAGGTCCGCCGGGCCACCGAGCTCGTCCGGGAGCTGCGGCCCGACCTGCCGGTGGACGGCCCGATCCAGTACGACGCGGCGGTGGACGCCCATGTCGCGGCCACCAAGATGCCGGGCTCGCCGGTGGCCGGGCGGGCCACCGTGCTGATCTTCCCGGACCTGAACACCGGCAACAACACCTACAAGGCCGTGCAGCGCTCGGCCGGCGCGGTGGCGGTCGGCCCGGTGCTGCAGGGCCTGCGCAAACCGGTCAACGACCTGTCCCGGGGGGCGCTGGTGGAGGACATCGTCCACACCGTCGCGATCACCGCCGTGCAGGCCCAGACCGCCGTCCAGGCCCGGACCGCCGGCGAAGGAGCGGCCCGGTGA
- the pyk gene encoding pyruvate kinase has product MRRAKIVCTLGPATDSYEQLKAIVEAGMNVARLNMSHGTHPEHEERYRKVRQVAEDTGRTIGVLADLQGPKIRLATFANGPVTVDNGDTFTITTEDVPGDQHICGTTYKGLPGDVKPGDPILINDGVIALEVVSVDGPRVKTVVIEGGVLSNNKGINLPGAAVNVPALSEKDKDDLRFSLRLGVDMVALSFVRNAGDIDDVHKVMDEVGIRVPVIAKIEKPQAVEAMEEIVLAFDAVMVARGDLAVEYPLERVPLVQKELITLCRRNAKPVIVATQMMESMIHASRPTRAEVSDVANAILDGADAVMLSAESSVGKFPVETVKTMSRIAETAEQQLVSQGLQPLNPGRKPRTQSGSVARAACELGDFLNGKALIAFTKSGDTARRLSRYRSPIPVIAFTPDSATRNQLSLSWGVEAYVTEQVATTDEMVEQVDRELLRLDRLAEGDTVIVTAGSPPGIPGTTNMVQVHHLGTRVKN; this is encoded by the coding sequence ATGCGCCGAGCGAAAATTGTCTGCACCCTGGGTCCTGCCACGGACTCCTACGAACAGCTGAAGGCCATCGTCGAGGCGGGCATGAACGTCGCCCGACTGAACATGAGCCACGGCACCCACCCCGAGCACGAGGAGCGGTACCGCAAGGTCCGCCAGGTGGCCGAGGACACCGGCCGCACCATCGGTGTGCTGGCCGACCTGCAGGGCCCGAAGATCCGCCTGGCGACCTTCGCCAACGGTCCGGTGACCGTCGACAACGGCGACACCTTCACCATCACCACCGAGGATGTGCCCGGGGACCAGCACATCTGCGGCACCACCTACAAGGGCCTGCCCGGCGACGTGAAGCCCGGCGACCCGATCCTGATCAACGATGGCGTCATCGCCCTGGAGGTCGTCAGCGTCGACGGCCCGCGGGTGAAGACCGTGGTGATCGAGGGCGGCGTGCTCTCGAACAACAAGGGCATCAACCTGCCCGGCGCGGCCGTGAACGTGCCCGCGCTCTCCGAGAAGGACAAGGACGACCTCCGGTTCTCCCTGCGCCTGGGCGTCGACATGGTCGCGCTCTCGTTCGTCCGCAACGCCGGCGACATCGACGACGTGCACAAGGTGATGGACGAGGTCGGCATCCGCGTCCCGGTCATCGCCAAGATCGAGAAGCCGCAGGCCGTCGAGGCGATGGAGGAGATCGTCCTCGCGTTCGACGCCGTCATGGTGGCCCGTGGCGACCTCGCCGTGGAGTACCCGCTGGAGCGGGTCCCGCTGGTGCAGAAGGAGCTCATCACCCTCTGCCGCCGCAACGCCAAGCCGGTCATCGTCGCCACCCAGATGATGGAGTCGATGATCCACGCCTCGCGGCCGACCCGCGCCGAGGTCTCGGACGTCGCCAACGCCATCCTGGACGGCGCCGACGCGGTCATGCTGTCCGCCGAGTCGAGCGTCGGCAAGTTCCCGGTCGAGACGGTCAAGACCATGAGCCGGATCGCCGAGACCGCCGAGCAGCAGCTGGTCTCCCAGGGCCTGCAGCCGCTCAACCCCGGCCGCAAGCCGCGCACCCAGTCCGGCTCGGTCGCCCGCGCCGCCTGCGAGCTCGGCGACTTCCTGAACGGCAAGGCGCTGATCGCCTTCACCAAGTCCGGCGACACCGCCCGCCGGCTGTCCCGCTACCGCTCGCCGATCCCGGTGATCGCCTTCACCCCGGACTCCGCCACCCGCAACCAGCTGTCGCTCAGCTGGGGCGTCGAGGCGTACGTGACGGAGCAGGTGGCCACCACCGACGAGATGGTCGAGCAGGTCGACCGCGAGCTGCTCCGCCTGGACCGGCTGGCCGAGGGTGACACCGTCATCGTCACGGCCGGCTCGCCCCCCGGCATCCCCGGCACCACCAACATGGTCCAGGTCCACCACCTGGGCACCCGCGTCAAGAACTGA
- a CDS encoding acetate kinase, which translates to MSAGTRVLVLNAGSSSVKYQLIDMLDGARLAAGLAERVGEPGGRLVHTPRDGARREALRPFEDHAAALEAVAAELAADGLGLDSPELAAIGHRVVHGGRRFTAPTLITDEVLAEVRRLVPVAPLHNPANITGIEVARRLRPDLPQVAVFDTAFHATLPEYAARYAIDRAVADEHRVRRYGFHGTSHQYVSRAAAALLGKEPAEVNVIVLHLGNGASASAVAGGVCVETSMGLTPLEGLVMGTRSGDVDPGVVFHLHRVGGLTIDEIDALLNRRSGLLGLCGDNDMREILRRRGEGDADAALAFDAYVHRLRKYLGAYYAVLGRVDAVVFTAGVGENAAPVREAVCAGLEGLGIVVDTELNAVRSGDPRIVSPAYARVAVAVVPTDEELEIARQAFALVHTAED; encoded by the coding sequence GTGAGTGCGGGCACCCGGGTCCTCGTCCTGAACGCGGGCTCGTCCTCGGTCAAGTACCAGTTGATCGACATGCTGGACGGCGCCCGGCTGGCCGCCGGCCTGGCCGAGCGGGTCGGCGAACCCGGCGGCCGGCTGGTGCACACCCCGCGCGACGGCGCGCGGCGCGAGGCCCTGCGGCCCTTCGAGGACCACGCCGCGGCCCTGGAGGCCGTCGCCGCGGAGCTGGCTGCGGACGGGCTCGGCCTGGACTCCCCCGAGCTGGCCGCGATCGGCCACCGGGTGGTGCACGGCGGCCGGAGGTTCACCGCGCCGACCCTGATCACGGACGAGGTGCTGGCCGAGGTCCGGCGGCTGGTCCCGGTCGCGCCGCTGCACAACCCCGCCAACATCACCGGCATCGAGGTGGCCCGCCGGCTTCGGCCCGACCTGCCGCAGGTGGCCGTGTTCGACACCGCCTTCCACGCCACACTCCCGGAGTACGCGGCGCGCTACGCGATCGACCGGGCCGTCGCGGACGAGCACCGGGTACGCCGGTACGGGTTCCACGGGACCTCGCACCAGTACGTGTCCCGGGCCGCCGCCGCGCTGCTCGGCAAGGAGCCGGCCGAGGTCAACGTGATCGTCCTGCACCTGGGCAACGGGGCCTCCGCCTCGGCGGTGGCCGGCGGGGTCTGTGTGGAGACCTCGATGGGGCTCACCCCGCTGGAGGGGCTGGTGATGGGCACCCGATCGGGCGATGTCGACCCCGGCGTGGTGTTCCACCTGCACCGGGTCGGCGGCCTGACGATCGATGAGATCGATGCGCTGCTGAACCGCCGCAGCGGCCTGCTCGGGCTGTGCGGGGACAACGACATGCGCGAGATCCTGCGCCGCAGGGGCGAGGGCGACGCCGACGCGGCGCTGGCCTTCGACGCCTACGTCCACCGGCTGCGCAAGTACCTGGGGGCCTACTACGCGGTGCTCGGCCGGGTGGACGCGGTCGTCTTCACCGCCGGGGTGGGGGAGAACGCGGCGCCCGTCCGGGAGGCCGTCTGCGCCGGTCTGGAGGGGCTGGGAATCGTGGTCGACACCGAGCTGAACGCCGTCCGATCGGGTGATCCGCGGATCGTCTCGCCCGCCTACGCACGGGTGGCGGTGGCCGTCGTACCGACCGACGAGGAGCTGGAGATCGCGCGGCAGGCCTTCGCCCTGGTGCACACTGCTGAGGACTGA